The following coding sequences lie in one Euhalothece natronophila Z-M001 genomic window:
- the queC gene encoding 7-cyano-7-deazaguanine synthase QueC: MKAVVLLSGGLDSSTVLYQAKADGCHCYALSFDYQQRHQRELEAAKAIALSAGVIQHQVINFDLGLWGGSALTDQQLEVPRDRDPSEMANSIPITYVPARNTIFLSFALAYAEALEAERVYMGANALDYSGYPDCRPDYIQAMQEVFKLGTKQGREGNPIKIITPLLDLKKTEIIELGNQLNVPWEKTWSCYQGGEKACGVCDACQLRLKAFQALGLTDPISYQESNE, from the coding sequence ATGAAAGCTGTGGTTTTACTTTCAGGAGGGCTAGATTCTTCCACTGTTCTTTATCAAGCCAAAGCCGATGGTTGTCATTGTTATGCCCTTTCTTTTGACTATCAACAACGTCATCAACGGGAACTAGAAGCCGCAAAAGCAATTGCTCTATCAGCAGGGGTTATACAACACCAAGTGATTAATTTTGACTTAGGATTGTGGGGTGGCTCAGCATTAACAGATCAGCAGTTAGAAGTGCCGCGCGATCGCGATCCTTCAGAAATGGCAAATAGTATTCCCATCACTTATGTTCCAGCTCGTAACACGATTTTTCTCAGTTTTGCCTTAGCCTATGCCGAAGCCTTAGAAGCAGAACGGGTTTACATGGGAGCAAATGCTTTAGATTATTCGGGATATCCTGACTGTCGCCCAGACTACATTCAGGCAATGCAAGAGGTGTTTAAGTTAGGGACGAAACAAGGGCGAGAAGGAAACCCCATCAAAATTATTACGCCACTTCTTGATCTTAAGAAAACAGAAATTATTGAGTTAGGAAATCAATTAAATGTGCCTTGGGAAAAAACTTGGTCTTGTTATCAAGGGGGTGAAAAGGCTTGTGGCGTTTGTGATGCTTGTCAGTTAAGATTAAAGGCATTCCAAGCATTAGGATTAACCGATCCCATTTCCTATCAAGAATCAAATGAGTGA
- a CDS encoding HAD-IB family phosphatase, translating to MSENKIPEFAIFCDFDGTITGEDTFVGMLKAVAPHLCDQYLPDIYTQKLTLREGVKRIIESIPSRSYSAMIEYVDEVPLRPGLSELVKFAIEHQIPFHVVSGGLKDMVKRVLSTQMIGNSPLIEKVASISAVDIDTRQEYLTPISDYEKGTELVAKVEVMKQYSGKQNISIGDSVTDLNIALNADITFARDRLAKYLDKAGKFYYPWEDFFSVRDQLCELCFEKR from the coding sequence ATGAGTGAAAATAAAATTCCTGAATTTGCCATTTTTTGCGACTTCGATGGAACCATTACAGGAGAAGATACATTTGTTGGGATGCTTAAAGCAGTTGCCCCTCATTTGTGTGATCAATATCTTCCTGATATTTATACCCAAAAGCTAACACTGCGCGAAGGGGTGAAAAGAATTATTGAATCTATTCCCTCTCGTTCTTATTCGGCTATGATTGAATATGTGGATGAAGTTCCTTTGCGCCCTGGATTAAGTGAACTGGTTAAGTTTGCAATCGAACATCAAATTCCTTTCCATGTGGTTTCGGGGGGATTAAAGGATATGGTCAAGCGAGTTTTAAGCACTCAAATGATTGGAAACTCCCCTTTAATTGAAAAAGTTGCTTCAATTAGTGCAGTAGATATTGATACACGCCAAGAGTATTTAACGCCAATTTCTGATTATGAAAAGGGAACTGAATTAGTTGCCAAGGTAGAAGTAATGAAACAATATTCAGGGAAGCAAAATATTTCAATTGGTGATTCAGTAACCGATTTAAATATTGCCTTAAATGCGGATATTACATTTGCGCGCGATCGCCTTGCTAAATATTTAGATAAAGCAGGGAAATTTTATTACCCTTGGGAAGATTTTTTCTCAGTGCGCGATCAATTATGCGAACTCTGCTTTGAAAAAAGGTAA
- a CDS encoding DNA adenine methylase, whose amino-acid sequence MQTLPLFKDYDIEIPKTEGIKYTGSKLKLLPHILKLAKKVEAHTILDAFSGTTRVSQAFAKLGYQVISNDLAIWSKVFGQCYLLNQKQPSEYQELIDHLNNLPPKDGWFTENYGGNPNHGCAIQADGLKKPWQVHNTRKLDAIREEIETLQLSTVDKAVALTSLILALDQVDNTLGHFVSYLKNWSPRSYKTLQLEVPNVFISSKPNQVFCQDIFELIPEISVDLAYLDPPYGSNNEKMPPSRVRYASYYHLWKTICLYDQPHLFGKAKRRQDTSDKLAGSVFEEFRCNENGRFLAVEAIEKLIQKVPAHWVILSYSSGGRATAEELNAVLKRNGKVLDVINLDYKKNVMASMKWTNQWLQEVEKPNQEFVFLLEK is encoded by the coding sequence ATGCAAACCTTACCTCTTTTCAAGGATTATGATATTGAGATTCCCAAAACAGAAGGGATTAAATATACTGGATCAAAGTTAAAACTCTTACCCCATATCCTAAAATTAGCAAAAAAAGTTGAAGCTCATACCATTTTAGATGCGTTCTCCGGAACAACAAGAGTTTCTCAAGCCTTTGCCAAATTAGGTTACCAAGTAATTAGTAATGATCTAGCAATTTGGTCAAAAGTGTTTGGTCAATGTTATCTTCTTAACCAAAAGCAACCCAGCGAGTATCAAGAACTAATTGATCATCTCAATAACCTTCCTCCCAAAGATGGCTGGTTTACAGAAAACTATGGGGGAAACCCTAATCATGGCTGTGCAATTCAAGCTGATGGATTAAAAAAGCCTTGGCAAGTTCATAATACAAGAAAACTAGATGCTATCCGCGAAGAAATTGAAACCTTACAACTTTCGACTGTTGATAAAGCAGTCGCCCTCACTAGCCTAATTTTAGCCCTAGATCAAGTGGATAATACATTAGGACATTTTGTCTCTTATCTCAAAAACTGGTCGCCACGTTCTTATAAAACCTTACAGTTAGAAGTGCCAAATGTTTTTATATCATCAAAACCAAATCAAGTGTTTTGTCAAGATATCTTTGAATTAATCCCCGAAATTTCCGTTGACTTAGCTTATCTTGATCCTCCCTATGGATCAAATAATGAAAAAATGCCACCGTCTCGGGTAAGATATGCGTCTTATTATCATCTTTGGAAAACCATTTGCTTATATGATCAGCCTCACCTCTTTGGGAAAGCAAAACGTCGTCAAGATACCTCCGACAAGCTAGCAGGATCAGTATTTGAGGAGTTTCGATGTAATGAGAATGGTCGCTTTTTAGCAGTAGAAGCTATTGAAAAGCTGATTCAAAAAGTTCCTGCCCATTGGGTTATTTTATCCTATAGTTCTGGGGGTCGTGCTACTGCCGAAGAATTAAATGCAGTCTTAAAACGGAATGGTAAAGTTTTAGATGTCATTAATTTGGACTACAAAAAAAATGTCATGGCAAGCATGAAATGGACAAATCAATGGTTACAAGAAGTGGAGAAACCTAATCAAGAATTTGTCTTTTTATTAGAAAAATAA
- a CDS encoding nucleotidyltransferase family protein: MNRQEILHKITTHQSQLEALGIKSLELFGSVAKNNTHINSDIDLLAEFSQPISLFQFIRIKLYLQDILGHPVDLGTREALKENLRQPILQELIRVF; encoded by the coding sequence ATGAATCGTCAAGAAATCCTTCACAAAATCACCACTCATCAATCTCAACTAGAAGCCCTAGGAATTAAATCTCTAGAGTTATTTGGATCAGTGGCAAAAAATAACACCCACATTAACAGTGACATTGACCTTCTCGCTGAATTTTCCCAACCCATTAGCCTATTCCAGTTCATCAGAATCAAACTTTACCTACAAGATATCCTTGGTCATCCAGTGGATTTAGGAACTAGAGAAGCCCTAAAAGAAAACCTGCGTCAACCCATTCTTCAAGAACTAATTCGTGTCTTCTAG
- a CDS encoding 2-hydroxyacid dehydrogenase produces the protein MKVALFGTKPYDEQFFTEANENYNHELLFLEPHLSEKTAILAQDATAVCVFVNDEVSGDTLKILAEQGVKLIALRCAGYNNVDLETAKELGIKIVRVPAYSPHAVAEHAIALILTLNRKIHRAFYRVREGNFALNGLLGFDLYGRTVGIIGTGNIGYITGQILSGFGCKVLAYDPYPNESFSNFGEYVSLDELYARSDIISLHCPLTEENRHLINETSITKMKPGVMLINTSRGGLIDTKAVITGLKSKTIGYLALDVYEKESDLFFEDLSNEVIEDDVFQRLLTFPNVIITGHQAFFTEEALTNIANTTLSNITEIETTNTCKNLVQ, from the coding sequence ATGAAAGTTGCATTATTTGGAACTAAACCCTATGATGAGCAATTCTTTACGGAAGCCAATGAAAATTATAACCATGAGTTACTTTTTTTAGAACCTCATTTAAGTGAAAAAACGGCAATATTAGCTCAAGATGCAACCGCCGTTTGTGTATTTGTTAATGATGAAGTCAGTGGTGATACCTTAAAAATTCTTGCTGAACAAGGAGTCAAATTAATTGCCCTTCGTTGTGCGGGATATAATAATGTTGATCTCGAAACCGCTAAAGAATTAGGAATCAAAATTGTTCGCGTTCCTGCTTATTCCCCCCATGCTGTTGCCGAACACGCGATCGCGCTTATTTTAACTTTAAATCGCAAAATTCATCGTGCCTTTTATCGAGTGCGAGAAGGAAACTTTGCCCTTAATGGTTTACTTGGCTTTGACTTATATGGTCGCACCGTTGGGATTATTGGGACAGGCAATATTGGTTACATAACAGGACAAATTTTATCAGGGTTTGGTTGCAAAGTGTTAGCTTATGATCCCTATCCTAATGAGAGTTTTTCTAATTTTGGCGAGTATGTTTCCTTAGATGAATTATATGCGCGATCGGATATTATTTCTCTTCATTGTCCCTTAACCGAAGAAAATAGACATTTAATCAATGAAACCTCCATTACTAAAATGAAGCCAGGCGTAATGTTAATTAATACCAGTCGTGGCGGTTTAATTGATACGAAAGCTGTGATTACAGGCTTAAAAAGTAAAACTATTGGCTATCTCGCTTTAGATGTTTACGAAAAAGAATCTGATCTCTTCTTTGAAGACTTATCAAACGAAGTTATTGAAGATGATGTTTTTCAACGCTTGTTAACCTTTCCCAATGTTATTATTACTGGACACCAAGCCTTTTTTACCGAAGAAGCCTTAACCAATATTGCCAATACAACTCTCTCCAATATTACTGAAATTGAAACCACGAATACTTGCAAAAACTTAGTTCAGTAG
- a CDS encoding transglutaminase TgpA family protein, producing the protein MSNFSPQSREQSSILSRLREQLSAPPPSDTEESISLRVLVQVLVAIGILATDFAGDTNYSLWAIPISLIGAFWSWKQRHERNTTAKFLIAIGMLIALAVFFRNLVGSLNDTRLVLAELLIQLQVLHSFDLPRRKNLGYSMVIGLILLGAAGTLSQTIAFAPLLVVFLIIGLPVLVLDYRSRLGFDQSSETHSSQKKPLFSNSALPLRRLTLFFALILSLGLVIFAVMPRFPSYQIQNFPVSGAESLEDEGFDNNDREISSSGYVREGDSDDDDGEGSGNGEGSPVEGAGEMSQDFYYGFSNQINQNLRGELNPRVVMRLRSQADGWIKMLAFDHYTGEGWKIEEEEPTREIDRPSWSYRFRLSTPSTQAQTERVVQTYTVTNQLPNLIPALPNASEVYFPTREIAVDPHGSLQSPVPLGEGLTYTVVSRVPYRDRAQLRQAGDNYPESIRETYLQVPSEIEDRIREHGESLLAESSQPLDATYEKVLYLAQTLKQGYQLQPDIPFLEDDQDLVETFLFDWEGGYPDHFSSTLTIMLRSLGIPARLATGFSTGEFNPFTGLYVIRNTDAFALTEVYFPNYGWLPFNPIPGYEVIPPSVEQSETFGVLRQIWNWVAGWLPTPVAGFLNYLWTLIIGSITSFFRALWGFITQGWVGAITGLIGLFVASFLSWLGWKQLQRWRYQRWLSQLPPVAGLYQQMLQALEQANVSKQPGQTPFEYLQTATVQLENAQAELVEEISQAYVSWRYGGYEVNLDYLRNRLKQLKRSLKRLS; encoded by the coding sequence ATGTCTAATTTCTCTCCCCAATCGCGAGAACAATCTTCTATTTTGTCTCGTCTCCGTGAACAGCTATCAGCCCCTCCGCCCAGTGATACCGAGGAATCCATCTCGTTAAGAGTCTTAGTGCAAGTGTTAGTGGCCATTGGGATTCTTGCCACAGATTTTGCAGGTGACACCAACTATAGTTTATGGGCAATTCCCATTAGTTTGATTGGGGCATTTTGGAGTTGGAAACAAAGACATGAGCGGAATACCACGGCTAAATTCCTAATTGCAATTGGGATGTTAATTGCGCTGGCAGTATTTTTTAGGAATCTTGTCGGCAGTCTTAATGATACGCGATTAGTTTTAGCAGAACTACTCATTCAACTACAAGTATTACATAGCTTTGATTTGCCTCGCCGTAAAAATCTTGGCTATTCCATGGTGATTGGTTTAATTTTACTAGGGGCAGCAGGAACTCTTTCCCAAACCATTGCGTTTGCCCCTTTACTGGTAGTTTTCCTAATTATTGGGTTACCTGTTCTCGTTTTAGATTATCGCTCCCGATTAGGCTTTGATCAATCCTCTGAAACTCACTCTTCCCAGAAAAAACCTCTCTTTTCTAACTCAGCTTTACCCTTACGCCGTTTAACCCTCTTCTTTGCCTTAATTTTAAGTTTAGGGCTAGTGATTTTTGCTGTAATGCCTCGTTTTCCCAGTTACCAAATTCAAAACTTTCCCGTGAGTGGGGCAGAATCTTTAGAAGATGAGGGCTTTGATAATAATGATCGCGAGATTTCTAGCTCTGGCTATGTGCGAGAAGGAGACAGTGATGATGATGATGGTGAAGGAAGTGGTAATGGCGAGGGAAGCCCAGTAGAAGGCGCAGGGGAAATGAGTCAAGACTTTTACTATGGCTTTAGCAATCAAATCAACCAAAACTTAAGGGGAGAATTAAATCCGCGGGTCGTTATGAGACTGCGATCGCAAGCAGATGGTTGGATTAAAATGCTTGCTTTTGATCACTATACTGGTGAAGGGTGGAAAATTGAAGAAGAAGAGCCTACGCGAGAAATTGATCGCCCCAGTTGGTCGTATCGTTTTCGCCTCTCTACGCCTTCTACACAAGCGCAAACAGAACGAGTGGTGCAAACTTATACCGTAACCAACCAACTCCCCAATTTAATTCCAGCTTTACCCAATGCCAGTGAAGTTTATTTCCCCACCCGTGAAATTGCCGTTGATCCTCACGGGAGTCTGCAATCTCCTGTACCATTAGGGGAAGGATTAACTTATACCGTTGTCTCAAGAGTTCCTTATCGCGATCGCGCTCAATTAAGACAAGCTGGAGATAACTATCCAGAGTCCATTCGCGAGACTTATTTACAAGTTCCCTCAGAAATTGAAGACAGAATCCGCGAACACGGAGAAAGCCTCCTCGCAGAGTCTTCCCAACCCCTAGACGCAACTTATGAAAAAGTCTTATATTTAGCCCAAACCCTCAAGCAAGGTTATCAGCTACAACCAGATATTCCCTTTTTAGAAGACGATCAAGACTTAGTAGAAACATTTTTATTTGATTGGGAAGGAGGCTATCCCGATCACTTTTCCAGCACCCTTACCATTATGTTGCGTTCTCTCGGGATTCCAGCGCGACTTGCCACAGGGTTTAGTACCGGTGAATTTAATCCCTTTACGGGACTTTATGTCATTCGTAATACCGATGCCTTTGCCTTAACTGAAGTTTATTTCCCCAACTACGGCTGGCTTCCCTTTAATCCCATTCCTGGATATGAGGTAATTCCTCCCTCTGTAGAGCAATCAGAGACTTTTGGCGTTTTGCGTCAAATTTGGAATTGGGTAGCAGGCTGGCTTCCCACCCCTGTTGCTGGTTTTCTAAACTACCTCTGGACGCTTATTATTGGCTCTATTACGAGCTTTTTCCGCGCCCTCTGGGGATTTATCACCCAAGGCTGGGTAGGGGCAATTACAGGGCTAATTGGGCTATTTGTGGCAAGTTTTTTAAGCTGGCTTGGCTGGAAACAATTACAACGTTGGCGTTATCAACGCTGGCTATCTCAACTTCCTCCCGTGGCAGGACTATATCAGCAAATGTTACAAGCCTTAGAACAAGCAAATGTTTCTAAACAACCAGGGCAAACCCCCTTTGAATACTTACAAACTGCAACTGTTCAATTAGAAAATGCTCAAGCTGAACTAGTAGAAGAAATTTCCCAAGCCTATGTTTCTTGGCGCTATGGGGGGTATGAGGTAAATTTAGATTATCTGCGGAATCGCTTAAAGCAATTAAAGCGAAGTCTAAAACGTCTCTCTTAA
- a CDS encoding FGGY-family carbohydrate kinase: MFYLGIDFGTSGARAVVIDENQTIQAQSDYSFSNNDHQTQQWRKALFTLINDLPIALRENLLKIAINGTSSTVLLCDEIGTPLTEPLLYSYRTSQEIINRLTQIAPADHVVQSASSSFAKLLYWEQEGIISQAHYFLHQADWLAFLLHGQLGISDYHNALKLGYDVENLCYPPWLKQHPNFSILPQVFSPGTPIASITNEMAARFKITPQCQICTGTTDSIAAFIASGANQLGEAVTSIGSTLALKLLSSSPVQASEYGIYSHRFGNFWLTGGASNTGGQVLRQFFSDKQLKELSLKIDYTQPTNLDYYPLLEPGERFPINNPNQLPKLSPRPDDDFKFLQGLLESIARIETQGYEKLQELGATPLRKVYTAGGGAKNEVWQKIREQFLKVPVKPSPNTDAAYGTAILARSGLS; this comes from the coding sequence ATGTTTTATCTAGGAATTGATTTTGGTACTTCTGGGGCAAGAGCGGTTGTTATTGATGAAAATCAAACCATTCAAGCTCAATCAGACTATTCCTTTTCCAATAATGATCACCAAACTCAGCAATGGCGTAAAGCTTTATTTACCCTGATTAATGATTTACCGATCGCGCTACGAGAAAATCTCTTAAAAATTGCTATCAATGGCACTTCCTCTACTGTTCTACTGTGTGATGAGATAGGAACGCCACTGACTGAACCGCTATTATACTCCTACCGCACCTCACAGGAAATTATAAACCGCCTTACTCAAATTGCCCCTGCTGATCATGTGGTGCAAAGTGCCTCCTCTAGCTTTGCCAAACTCCTATATTGGGAGCAAGAAGGGATTATCTCCCAAGCCCATTATTTTCTTCATCAAGCAGACTGGCTTGCTTTTCTGCTTCATGGTCAACTCGGCATCAGCGACTATCATAATGCTCTAAAATTAGGCTACGATGTGGAGAATTTATGTTATCCGCCATGGCTAAAACAACATCCTAACTTCTCAATCTTACCGCAAGTTTTTTCCCCAGGAACTCCCATAGCTTCTATCACAAACGAGATGGCGGCGAGATTTAAAATTACTCCTCAATGCCAAATTTGTACGGGAACAACTGACAGTATTGCCGCTTTTATCGCCAGTGGAGCTAATCAACTGGGAGAAGCCGTAACCTCTATTGGTTCCACTTTAGCCTTAAAACTCTTGAGTTCAAGCCCTGTGCAAGCATCAGAATATGGAATTTATAGCCATCGTTTTGGTAATTTCTGGTTAACTGGTGGCGCTTCCAATACAGGTGGTCAAGTTTTAAGGCAATTCTTTAGCGATAAACAATTGAAAGAGCTTTCTCTAAAAATTGACTATACCCAACCGACTAATTTAGATTACTATCCTTTATTAGAACCTGGGGAACGTTTTCCTATTAACAATCCTAACCAGTTACCCAAACTTTCACCGCGCCCTGATGATGATTTTAAATTCCTACAAGGCTTGCTAGAAAGTATTGCTCGCATTGAAACTCAAGGCTATGAAAAATTACAGGAATTGGGCGCAACTCCACTCAGAAAAGTTTATACTGCAGGCGGTGGCGCAAAAAATGAAGTTTGGCAAAAAATTCGGGAACAATTCTTAAAAGTTCCAGTTAAGCCTTCTCCCAACACAGATGCAGCTTACGGTACGGCTATTTTAGCGCGATCAGGTCTTTCCTAG
- the ltrA gene encoding group II intron reverse transcriptase/maturase, which produces MNTDTNRCIKWGDINWHKVERVVYKLQKRIYKASRRGDVKAVRRLQKLLNKSWSAKVLAVRRVTQDNQGKKTAGVDGVKSLSPEARMKLVNNLKLGSKVKPTRRVRIPKPNGEERPLGIPTMYDRALQALVKLALEPEWEAVFEPNSYGFRAGRSAHDAIEAIFDAIRFKPKYVLDADISKCFDRINHERLLNKLNTFPTFRRQIRAWLKSGVMEGKKFSPTSEGTPQGGVVSPLLANIALHGMENEIKSIAGSFDMKRPNGYQLPLRDKKDSVSIVRYADDFVILHKDLAVVQRCKEVITGWLTDMGLELKPSKTRIAHTLENYENEKAGFNFLGFNIRQYKVGKYTSGRDSKGQILGFKTLITPSKESQERHYRRICEVIDKYKGQSQAVLITRLNPIIRGWCNYFSTKVSQKVFSRLDYLTFWKLFKWGIKRHRNKGRKWIKSKYFRTIGGDKWTFATTPREGSNPIVLMKHSQTAIVRHVKVKGDKSPYDGDLIYWSSRMGKHPEMPKLTASLLKKQKGKCAHCGLFFRDGDLLEVDHIVPRSKGGKNEYKNYQLLHRHCHDEKTRTDGSYDRVATIIPKDYRWENDMLVTC; this is translated from the coding sequence ATGAACACGGACACAAACCGATGTATTAAATGGGGCGACATCAATTGGCATAAGGTCGAGAGAGTCGTCTATAAGCTCCAAAAGCGCATCTACAAAGCGTCTCGTCGTGGAGATGTCAAAGCAGTTCGCAGACTCCAGAAATTGTTAAACAAGTCTTGGTCGGCTAAGGTATTAGCGGTGCGTAGAGTTACTCAGGATAATCAGGGCAAGAAGACGGCAGGAGTGGATGGGGTTAAATCCTTGTCCCCAGAAGCACGTATGAAGCTCGTAAATAATCTGAAACTGGGTTCAAAGGTCAAACCAACTCGAAGGGTGAGGATTCCCAAGCCTAACGGGGAGGAAAGACCTTTGGGAATACCTACCATGTATGACCGTGCGCTTCAAGCGTTAGTAAAATTAGCCTTAGAACCTGAATGGGAGGCGGTCTTTGAACCAAATTCCTACGGGTTCCGAGCAGGACGTTCAGCCCATGATGCCATTGAAGCAATTTTCGACGCTATTCGGTTCAAACCCAAATACGTGCTTGATGCGGATATATCCAAATGTTTCGACCGTATTAACCACGAAAGACTTCTGAATAAATTAAATACCTTCCCCACGTTTCGGAGGCAAATCCGAGCGTGGCTCAAGTCAGGGGTAATGGAAGGCAAGAAGTTTTCACCAACGTCTGAGGGTACGCCACAGGGTGGGGTCGTATCTCCGCTATTGGCTAATATCGCCCTCCACGGTATGGAAAACGAGATTAAATCTATTGCTGGCAGTTTCGATATGAAGCGTCCGAATGGATATCAATTACCATTAAGGGATAAGAAAGACTCTGTTAGTATAGTCCGATATGCGGATGATTTCGTAATCTTACATAAAGACCTAGCCGTTGTCCAAAGATGTAAAGAGGTTATCACAGGATGGTTGACAGACATGGGCTTAGAGTTGAAACCGAGCAAAACCAGAATCGCCCACACCCTTGAAAATTACGAAAACGAAAAAGCAGGATTTAACTTCTTAGGCTTTAATATCCGCCAATACAAGGTGGGTAAATATACATCAGGAAGGGATTCAAAAGGTCAGATTCTGGGATTCAAAACGCTCATCACCCCTAGTAAGGAGAGTCAGGAAAGACACTACCGAAGAATTTGTGAGGTGATAGATAAGTATAAGGGACAGTCACAGGCTGTTCTGATTACTAGACTTAATCCCATAATCAGAGGTTGGTGTAATTACTTCTCTACGAAAGTCAGTCAAAAGGTCTTTTCGAGACTAGACTACCTGACTTTCTGGAAACTATTTAAGTGGGGTATTAAACGTCATCGAAACAAAGGAAGAAAATGGATAAAGTCCAAATACTTCCGAACGATAGGTGGCGATAAATGGACATTTGCTACTACTCCTCGTGAAGGGTCGAATCCTATAGTGTTGATGAAGCACTCACAGACAGCAATCGTCCGCCATGTCAAAGTTAAGGGAGATAAAAGCCCCTATGACGGCGACTTAATCTATTGGAGTTCAAGAATGGGCAAACACCCTGAGATGCCAAAGCTAACGGCATCGTTGCTCAAAAAGCAGAAAGGGAAATGCGCTCACTGCGGATTGTTTTTCCGAGATGGAGATTTATTAGAGGTTGACCATATCGTTCCCCGCTCAAAAGGTGGTAAGAACGAGTACAAGAATTATCAACTACTCCATCGACATTGCCACGATGAAAAGACCAGAACGGATGGGAGTTACGACCGCGTGGCTACCATCATCCCAAAGGATTACCGATGGGAGAACGATATGCTGGTGACGTGCTGA